The genomic window AGGATTCCATTGACCATTCCGATCTCTAAAGGAATAGATTCTCTCCTTAGCTCTGGACTTCTCTTCATCCCTTCGCGCTCCTCCAAAAGCAGCATCAAAACCACCTTCCTTCAAAGCGTCCAAAAGAGCTTTAGTTTTTAAAGCACCACAACAGGTTACTGTGCCTTCAGACCAGGGATTCATACCTTTATCCAGAGCAGGTGTATTACTATGGACAATGAGTTTGATATCCAGCTCTTTAGCTAATTGGTCGCGAAAGCTAATCATCTCATCGAATTTATAGGAAGTATCAATATGAAGAAGGGGAAAGGGTATTTTACCAGGATAGAAAGCCTTTCTGGCAAGATGTAACATAACCGAAGAATCTTTGCCTATAGAGTATAGCATAACAGGATTATCAAACTCTGAAGCAACTTCCCTGATAATATGTATCGATTGAGACTCCAAACTCTTAATGGTCGACTGAACGTATGACATTCTTACTTCCTTTGTAGTCTTATGGAGGAAAAAATGTCAAACAGATGTTATATAATGATCATTATCTCTTTAGGAATTAGTTAAATCCCATATTTACTACCTCAACGATAGATCACCATATATTTTGAGAGCTCTACCATCTTTGTCAACTTGTAGCTCACGATCCGGGAAAAAATGGGGGAGCCGTTGTTCAATCTGTTGAACGACTTCATCCTCTATTTGTTTTCTAACCTCATTGCTAATGTTTTCAAGGGTAGATAGACTTATCTCGACAACATAGCCACGACCATATTCGGAACCATAGCCTGCAGAAAAGGATACTCCAACATTAAACAAACCGTCTGCTGATTTATTGCTTGTTTGTCCTCTCTCAGCTCTATTAGGATGCAGGGAGAATCTTCCATGATATTTGTCTTCCAAATAGTCATCTATCTCATCAAACATAGATTTGAATTTATTGTCCCATTCAACTAATTTTGGATGTCTCATTTTATTACCAGGTTGCCGTTACAGATATATCTTCTGTACTTAGGAGTATATCTTTTACTTTCATTTGAAAATGCAAACTTCTATCATCATGATCCACATCGTTTGGAGTCAACTCTATAAAATCACTAGGAACATTTAATTGGAAATCAATAGTCCCATCGGAAAAGAAATTTTCTATAACTTCATTAGCCATTTCCCCAAATTCTTCCGGATTTGACTTAGCAAAATTAATATCCAATCTATCAGGACTACCAGAACTAAACTCAATCCGATATTCGTCAGAACCGGTAAAGAGCTGATTAAGGCTATCCAAACTGTCAAAAGACAACTCAGCAGAGATATTTACATAGTTATCATCTTCAGACTTATCCCATTTGTTAAGGGTTAGCCCTTCAATACGATTCACAGTATCTTCAAAATCACCTTTACCAACAGGTATGGGATATACAGGATCATTAGGATCGATCCTTCCCATATTCATGAATATCTTATCAACCTGATACGCAAGCTCCACTGTTCCTGTATTATCAGATTTCAAATTCACTACTGTCTTCAGGTTCAGACAACCAGACAACAATAAGCTAGCCAGTAGGGATATAATAATTCCTTTATTCCTCATTATCTTTTTCTTCTCCAAAGTTCTCAAACATTTTCTTTACACCATAATTTTCTTTTTTAGATACAGGAGCTGAGCCTAAAAAAAAGAGTAAGGGCAGTATCACTAGTAAAGCGCCAATAACAATTTGTACCTGCCAGCTTGCCAGGACCTGAAAAATCGTACCAATCATCGCCCCATGGTATCACCACTTTTGGTGTTCTTTCAAGCTATCAAATATATTACAGTAACTCAGATATCTATCTTCCAATATAAGGCCAGATTCAACGGCCTTTTTAACAGCACATTTCGGTTCATGAGTATGTGTACAGGGCTGGAAACCACATTCACTGATATAAGGAATAAACTCTTCAAAATGATGCACTAAATCATCACTTTCCAATTCGCTGACTTCTAATTCCCTGATACCTGGAGTATCAACAATACCAGCCTCATTTATTTGACTGACTTCTACTGCAAAACAGGTGGTATGATTCCCTCTGTTATACTTCTCATTGAGTTGGCCAACCTGGAGTTTTAGTCCTGGTTCCAGAGCATTCAGAATACTAGACTTACCAACACCGGATTGCCCTACAAAAGCTGTATACTTACCAAAAATAGCCTTTTCAAGAGTCTCCATCCCTGTACCCTGCTTAGCACTGCAATAATAAATAGGGATACCAAGCTGTTCAAAATGATGTAGACGAATCTGCATGTTTTCATCAATATTCTGATCGATTTTATTCACAACAATAGCCATAGGAACATTACCCTGTTCTGCAGCTATAACCACCCGATCGATAAAACGAGGTCTGAAAGGAGGAGATTCAGGAGACGTTACACAGAGAACCTGATCTAGGTTAGCACAAATAGTCTGGGGGGCCCGCCGCTTTTTATTCCATCTGGCGAAAAAGTTCTTCCTTTCTTTTCTTGACAGTATCATCCCTTTTCCAGGATGATGTTCATCTAGCTCAAAATTAACCAGGTCCCCTACAGCAAGAGGGTTATAGGCGCCTACAACGTCTTTTAATATCTTACCTTTGATACGGCATTCATATCTTTCCTCATGGCATTCAACAGTAAAAATATTATTAATACCTAATATAACCCGTCCTATCAACACAAGGCCTCACCCCAAGTTAGCTGAAATTCTTTCAGAAACCCATCATACTGATTATGATCAACAGAAGAAGTTGTAATGAAAAAATCTTTATCTGTTTTTTTATTATTTAATTTACGTTCCTTGTTTAAAACACAATGCACTTGTTTTGTAACTCCTTCACAACTATCAATAACCTTGACCGATGATCCAAGAGAATCACTTATCAGGTCTTTTACATGGAGAAAATGGGTACAACCTAATACTAATGTATCTATTCCACTATTTGTAAAAGGTCTGAGAGATTCATAAACTACATTTTCTAATACTTTAACTTCATTGAGATAGCGCTGTTCAACAGCTTTAACAATATCACCAGCACCAACCTTTATGACTTCCTTGTCAGAAGCAAAATCGACAATTAAGCGATCCACATAAGAGGCCTTTACTGTAGCCTTTGTAGCGAGAACACCGATTCGATTCTTGGATTGTTTAGCAGCTGGTTTAACAGCAGGAACAACACCAACGATGGGATAGGAAAAATGATCTCTTAACACTTTTAAAGAAGACACAGAGGCCGTGTTACAAGCAACAAGCAATAACTTGGGATTCCATTTTTGGGTAACATGAGTCACCAGATCGAGAACAACCTGATTTAATTCCTCTTCACTCTTATCCCCATAGGGAAAATGGGCTGTATCAGCCACATAAATATAGTTTTCCAGGGGCAAAGACTTCCTGATATCTTTTAAATACGGCAGACCACCTACCCCTGAATCAATAATCACAACAGGTTGATTCAACATTTTATCCAGATAGTACACATGAATCCCATATTATATAGAAAGGCAGTCTAATTCAATTCCTACTTGCGACTTTTACAAGTATAGATTAGCTTTACAAACATGGATGACTTTAATAAACCCATCATCAATTATTTATCAGTGAGTGATAAAGTATTCAGGGATAAAGATTTTACAGATAAAATATGGCATATGGTCAAGTTATCCCATTGTAAATTTTATAACTGCAACTTTGAACGTGCCAAATTAACTCTGTTTATGTCCCCCTTCTCTGAATTTGCAGATTGCCAATTCGATGGAGCTTTCATTCAGTATTCTGATTTTTCGGGAAGTGTCCTACAGAACTGTTCTCTTGTAGAATCAGATATTCTTCATTCTAATTTTAATGGGATAGAAGGTAACAATCTTGATTTCTCAGATTCAGATCTGTACCTGAGTCGCTTTCGATCTTCCCAACTTCGGAACATAAAGTTTGTTGACTGTAACTTAAAGCGAGTAGATTTTCAGGGATGTAGAAGACATGAAGTAACCTTCAAATACTCTAACTTTGAGGAAGCCTTTTTTGATAGTGAGTCCTCCCAATGAAAATATTCCCCTACTTCAGTCCAGAAATGTTATCAAACTCCTATCTTATAGGTCCTGATAAGGGTGGAGAAGCTATCCTCATTGATCCTGGTCAACTGGATACTAACCTTCTCATGATGATAGAAGATAATAACTTTTATATTAAAGGTGTCCTTATAACCAGATTCAGTCCTGCCCATACTCATGGATTAAGGACATTACTAAGAGTCTATGATGCTCAGGTCTATGCCCATCGTAATGCTGTTTATGAAGGGAGTTATTATCCAGTTAAGGACCAGGAAGTACTTCCTTTTAACAACTTTAATGTGCAATGCCAGTTTATCCCAGAACATTATTCTGACTCTGTTATGTATCATCTCAATGACTGGGTCTTTACAGGAGATGTCTTAAGTGCCGGGAATTTTGGGCACACAGAGAATCTTTTTAAGAACTCTAACCTAAAACTAGCCCTTACTCAGGGATTATTTAAAATGGAGCCTAAGACTCAACTTTTTCCCGGATTTGGACCTCCAACAACAGTAGAGGGAGAGACAAAATGGAATCTAGCCTCCCATAGTTCTTAATTGATCTATCAAATTAAGCATGTGTAGAGGCAGGGAAGCCTCAAAGCTATGAACCTGGCCATCTATGGGTAGGCGTATCTCAAGATGAAAAGCATGTAAACAAAGACTGGCGTCCTTGTATATTTTATCCTTCCGGGCATAAAGAGGATCCCCTAATATAGGACAACCTAATTCCTTCATATGTACTCGTAACTGATGAGTACGTCCTGTAACGGGTGATAACTCTACAAGGGAATAATCCGACCATTCTTCTAAGACCTTCCATTTAGTTAAAGAATGCTTTCCCTTCGCGTCGTGCATTTCAAATATCTTACGGTTTACTTCGTCCCGCTTAATATACCCTTCGACCTGTCCTTCCTTTTGAGGCAAAAGACCTTTAATAATAGCTAGGTACTGTTTGTGGGTTTCCCTATTGCGGAATTGTTCTGCAAAATATTCTAGTGAGTCCTGTGATTTGGCCGTTATAATTACCCCAGAGGTATCCTTATCCAAACGATGAACAATCCCGGGTCTCAGATTGGCCTCTTCAAAGTTGTCCTCATGATTCTTCAAATGATAAAGCAATCCGTGAACAAGAGTCCCTGTATAATTCCCCTGAGCGGGATGAACAACCATTCCCTGAACCTTATTTAATACAAGGCAATCCTTGTCTTCATAGAGTATATCTAAAGGAATGGGTTCTGCCTTGATATCCAGGGATGGAGGGTCGGTTAAACACAAACGTATAAAGTCTTCATCTTTAACTGTTTTTGAAAGCTTGGCTAACTTCCCATTAATATAGACTTCCCTTGTCCGATTCTTAAGTTGGCTTCTTGTGAGATATCCTAAGATATCACTCATATATTTATCGACTCTGATGGGATAGTGATCATCCCATTCTACCTGATGTTCTTCTATTAACATAATTATCTGGACCTGTGTTTTTTTATTTTAAAGACGATCATATCAGCTATAGCGATTACAGCAGCAACTGAAACCCCTATATAAATTTTTGAGTAAGCTTCTTTCTCCGAGGATGACAAGCTCTGGTTCGCTACCCAGGGAACATAGGGGGCCCCATAGGCATCAGCATAGCTATTGTATCCCAGATTAATGAATAATAAGGCAAAAGGTATGGCCCCTAAGAAAATAGATTCAAAACGACGCATATCTAAAGCCCACCTGGGAAAATCATCCCGATCCCAGGTAACAGTATCCTCATCAGCAGCCATAAGGGGATTGAGTAATAACAGACCTGTTATGACCAGCGTTATAAGGCGTTTCAAGCATATACCCTATGACCAAAGATTGCCGTTCCCACTCTCACTAAGGTCGAGCCTTCCTGTATAGCCCATTGGTAATCTCCGGACATTCCCATAGACAGAGTGTCCCAATCATATCCTTTAGCTATTCCCTTTTGATACATATCATATAGGGCAGCAAAGCTTCTTCTAATCGGAACTTCTTCCCCTACAAAAGGAGCCAGGGTCATTAAGCCTTTTAAATGAAGGGAGGACAGACCATTAACGTGCTCCACTAATTTCCACAGATTATCTTCACCTTCCAGTCCGTTCTTACTGGCTTCACCTGAAGTATTCATTTCAATAAGGACATTCAATTGCAGTCCTAGGTCAGTTGCCTTCTTATCGAGGAGAGTAGCTGTTTTTATCTTATCCAGGCTTTGAATGGCTGAAAACAAACCAGGAACTTTAGAGGCTTTTTTAGATTGTAAATGACCAATCATATGTAGTTCTAAGTCCCCGGGTGGATTAGTAAATTTATCCAATGCTTCCTGGACTCTATTCTCACCAAAGAGTCTTTGACCTTCTTCATAAGCAGCCATAGCCGCTTCTAAGGGATGATTCTTACTCACAGCCATAAGGCGGACTTCATCAGAAGATCGTCCTGCTTTATGACATGCTTCTTTTAGTCCATTGCGGACAATATTCAAGTTGACTTTAACCTGTTCCATTTCTTAATTTTAACATATGGTCACCCCCCAGGGAAGAGTGATAAGAGTCGAATCTTGACTTAATCAATCCGACTAATGTATTGTGACCGAACAGGAGTCTTAAGTATGAGTGAAAAACAATTTACTGATCGCCAAAAAGCGACATGGAGAAATAAGGTCGGATTAGCAGAAATGCTAAAAGGTGGAGTTATCATGGATGTTGTAACTCCCGAACATGCAAAGATTGCAGAGGAAGCAGGAGCTTGTGCAGTAATGGCATTAGAACGTGTTCCAGCAGACATCAGAGCCGATGGCGGTGTTGCCAGAATGTCCGATCCTAAATTAATTAAGGAAATCCAGGAAGCAGTATCTATTCCTGTCATGGCTAAGTGCCGAATTGGTCACTTTGCTGAAGCACAGATATTGGAAGCTTTAGGTGTCGATTTTGTGGATGAAAGTGAAGTTTTAACTCCCGCAGATGATCAATTCCACGTATATAAAGATGATTTCAAAGTCCCCTTTGTCTGTGGTGCTAAGAACCTGGGAGAAGCCCTTCGACGTATTGGTGAAGGAGCTGCCATGATCAGAACCAAGGGGGAACCTGGTACTGGTGATGTTATTGAAGCCGTAAGACATATGCGAACTATGGTAGATGAAATCAAGAGATTAACGACTTTACCTAAGCAACAATTGATGTCAGCAGCCAAGGATCTTCAGGCTCCTTATGACCTTGTCTGTGAAGTAGCAGAGACAGGGAAGCTACCTGTTCCTAACTTCTCAGCTGGTGGTATTGCCACTCCTGCTGATGCAGCGTTAATGATGCAATTAGGTGCAGAAGCCGTTTTCGTTGGTTCTGGTATATTCAAATCAGATAACCCAGCTCGAAGAGCAAAGGCAATTGTTGAAGCTGTTACCTATTACAATGATCCCAAAAAACTTGCTGAGATCTCTGAAGATCTTGGTGGACCTATGACTGGTATTAATTGTGATGATTTAAGTGACAAAGAAAGAATGGCCGAAAGAGGTTGGTAATATGATCATTGGAGTATTATCACTCCAAGGGGGATATGCCAAACATGCTGAATCCATGATTGCCCTGGGAGCGGATACTAGATATGTCCGCTCAAGGGAGGAATTAGAACAAGTAGACGGTTTGATACTACCCGGAGGAGAAAGCACTACCATTGGTAAACTACTAGATCGTTTTGAGATGCTTACTCCTTTAAAGGATAAGTTAGCTAATGGGTTTCCCGTGTATGGAACCTGTGCAGGTATGATCTTATTAGCGAAAGATATCAAAGGTTATAGTCAATTCAAACTTGATGCGCTTGACATCAGTGTAGAACGAAATGCCTATGGAAGACAGATCGAAAGTTTCGAAGCAGAGATCCCTTCTTCTTTTACAGATACTCCTGTGAGAGGTGTCTTTATTAGAGCACCTCGAATAACTAATATTGGAAAAGAAGTGGAAGTACTAGCTAGTTTTGAAGACGTTCCTGTTCTCGTACGAGAAGGCAATGTATTAGCTGGTAGTTTTCATCCAGAACTAACTGATGATAAGAGAATCCATCAATATTTTTTGGAGATGGTTAAGAATAGGGCTGATGTTTAAACATCAGCTTTTTTTATTAATGGAAAATATGTTGATTCTTCCTTGTAGATTAGATTTCTTATTCTCATGCCCGGACCTCTAGCCAATTCTCCGCCCCTACCCTATTGCTTTCATATATTATGAGAATCAATATGAAAAACCTAAGATTAATGACGTTCCTGAACTGGATGAGTATGAATCCTTCTCTAACAGGGTAATAGAAAATGGTTCCAGATATGGTGTAATAATCAGTAAAGACAAGATATTTTACAACAATCTAAATCTTTGATTAGTATTGGATCAAGAAGACCTGTACTTTGATTCCACAGGATATCTCAGTTATGACATTGGCGATAATACTGTACATTTTATTTTTGGTGGTGGCTATGTAACCGATGACATTCTATTCACAAAGAAATCTACAGAGTTCGGCCGTAAGGATATTTTGGAAGAAATATGGGACACTGATAATAAGGAAGTAAATAGTGAGTATAGCTATGAAACCTTTACAAAACCCACAAAAATAACGAATCTCAGTAGACTTTTATCTACCTTTAGATAACCTAGTACTGTTAAATGGCTTTTTTGATTTCGATCATCCTGAGTTGTACATGGACAATGCCAGAATAATAAAGAAGGTATTGGTTGAAGATAATGTTCACTTTGAACAAATTGACTTTCCCAAAGAAGTAGATAACATCAAGTTAACCGTATTAGAAGTTTTTAGGGTACTTAGCATCGGTTGATATCTTATTTGGTCTTTCCTTCAGAGATGATATGCTTATTCCAATTCCTCAGGTTTTGATAGTTCCTTAAGAAATAAAAATACTGGTAAGCCAAAGGAGACACCTACAGTAAATGTTCCCAAAATAGATATCCAGGAAAATTTAATCTTTCTTTTTTTATTTTCATTCCCTATGAATATGACTAGAACAATGGCCGATATGATTACATCAACAGCAAAGAAACGACTTCCGTTAGTCTGAAAGATTTGAGATATTAATAATTCCAAATTAAATCCATTTTTAATAAAAAAGGAAACAAGAAAGAAATAGGGAACGACTAATCCGATGATTGCTAATGTAAAATAAATTCTTTTTTTCATTTTTCCTCCGATGGATGGTCCAATTTCGTGATTCAGCTTAGTACAAACATACTACTCAATAATGGGCTTTCCCATTTATAATATGTTGGTTTCCCCCTTTTGCAACTGATATTGAATCTTCATTGACTTTCATTATTTTTAGAAATAAATCGGACAAGCTAATAGAATATAACATTCTAGGTGTACCTGAAAGAAGTACCTGTTTATACTTCCTTCAGGCTTACAATTATATTTCCTTTTTAAAATCCTATAAAATATGAATTCTTCCTATCAGTTAATTTTCTAATAAGATCATTCATCCAATCAGAATTATCCTCACAGACAGCTAGGTCAATAGATCTTTGTAGCTTTTTATAAGATATAAAATGATGCAATCTATAGAAATTGGGCATCTGTAGGAGTTCTTCCCTAGAGATATTATTTACGTTTCTATAGCCTTTAATAAACGATAGAAATCTTTCATCCTTTTCCTGGAGCTTTTTTCCATCATCAAATAAATCTCTTAATGCATAAGCAATATCTGCGACATACCATGAATAAAGGGAATCATCAAAGTCGATCGTATATAGTCCTTTTTCGTTCCAGATCACATTATCTAACTCGAAATCGTAATGGATAAGACCATAATTTTCCTTGTTCTTTCTTAAAGTCTTTAGCCAATTACTAAGATATTCATATTCCTTTAATTCTGCATAATCCATTGATTGAGATTCATTTAAATATTCTTCAATTATATCCATATGCGAACTTCTATGGACTGCAATCTCTTTAGGCATTTCTTTGAATGCGTTGTGAAGCTTTCCGAGGGATTCCCCCCAAATAAGAAAGTCATTACTATCCATACTATCAATATCTTTATGCTCTCCGCATAGACGCTCAAATACACAGGTATGAAAAGTACCATATTGAGTTTTCATGCTTTCAACATATTTATCATTGATGGAAAGAATAGGTCTTGAGATATGGATCTTTTTAGATTTTAAATACTGTAACAACGCAATCTCTGATTCAATGCTTTCTAATGAACGTTCTGAATCACTATTGAATCTGAGAACAAAGTGTTGTTCTTCCTTTTTAATATAGCATACAAAATTAGCGCTAGCACGCCACATTTTAATCCAGTTTTCTTCATGTTTCCAATACTTTGCCAACTCTGCTGCCAATTCACAATCCCAATCTGAATTTACAGTAGAAAATACATCTCTCATTAGAGATAATTTCATCATAAGTCGCTCCTATAATTTTGCGATGTTTTAGAGTTCTCTTGATTAAAGGAAAGACTTATAATATTTATTATACTATTCGTCTTTCCACCGTTTAACTATTCTTATGTAATTATTAGTAGTACTATTCATATATTTTCTGCCTCCTTATATTTTCCCAGCCAGGAATAGCCAGAAACCGATTTGAATTTAATTTAGACCTGAGTATAACATGTCATGTTTTTGAGATATAAGAAGAATCGTAACAACCTAATAGTTTCTTTATCATTCATGAACAAATAATTTCATAGTCAATATATGATCCACTGAAACTCGTATCAGTATTATTTTCCCTTACACGAATCTTATTAAATCCGACACTTTCGTAATTCTTTTGAGCAGCTATTAGATCCCTATTTGTTGTGACCCTAATCTTCTTCACAGTATTTTCAAAGATTCTTGAAATAGCATTTTGAAGTTGTTGCTTTCCATATTTTAAGCCTTTGTATTCTGAAATAATACAGTTATGACCTAACTCCACATACTCTGGAATATTTCTTGGATCCCAACAAACAAAACCTATAGCCTTATCTTCTAAACAAGTGATAATACAACAGCTATCAGCTATTGTTAGGTTGTCATAAAAGAAGTCATCACATTCTTGCCAATTAGACAGAAAATGTTCCTTGTATCTAATATCAAATGAATAGGCCTTTTCAAGGAGATTGAACAATATCCCTCTTTTAAAATCACTCGGTTTTCGAAACTCAATTTTCATATAGCTTCCCCTTTTTTATATCTTTTATTCCAAGGTATAATTCAAACTCTTCTGTATACACAAGAACTACTTAGGCTCCAAGCTTTTATAGGAACTCTCAATCCTATCCATTTCCTTTGTAACTTCTCTAATTAACCCGTTATAGTCCTCATTGAATTCAAGATATTTGAATCTGCTAAATAAAATTTGCAATTATGAAAGTATATAACTGAAGAGTTCAACCAGGAAACACTTTATAGATCATGAATATTTCTAATTAACAACAATGTCCAGGTAGGGGCACAGCTTCATAGTTCTCCTCCCATTGCCCCCCTTTCCCTATATCCTCGATCCTGTTTCATAATAGACAACTTGGTCATTCATCATAGCCTCTTTACTTCTTTCATACTTACCTTTCAATATTAGAAGGGCCTTCTAACAACTTTAGAAAGACCAGCTAACTTTTTTAGAAGGCCCTTCTAAAACTTTTAGATGCCCTTTCTAATTGAATAATGCTTACAGGAGAAGTCAATAGATTATGATTTGAAAAGTAAAAATAAGCTGTCACAAACTATCCTTGTGACAGCCATGATAGCAGTCCCTAAGACCATTCTTTCAGCAACATCCTTGCCTCTTTAGCATAGGCTTGCTGATCGATATTTAAGGAGGATTGTTGTCCCTCTAGTTTATTAAAAACATCTGATATAATGGTCAAAGCTTCCTCTTTGTCATCCATAGTAGGCTTAACCTGAGCTTCATAAGCCCGAGCCTTTTCATTAGGACTAGAGGCTTTGTTATAATCAGACTTAATGTCCTCCCATTCTTTTAATCGTTTCTTAAGACTCCAGCCTCTAGCATAGAGATGACGAGCTAATTGGATGTTATAGTCATAGCGGAAGAATCCTACATCTTGTTTCTGTATTTGTTCCTTATATAAGGCCAAAGTATAGTAACCATAACTTACTGCCCACACTTTATCACCAAACATTAATCCTCCTGGTACTTGTTCATACATTTGCCCGAGGACAAAATAAGAATCGACGAAGTCCGGATCCAATTCAACCACCTTAAGAAGATCATCACGCATAGGCTTGGCCTTTGATAAGGAATCCATAATACCATTGATGGTAGCTATCCTTCCCACATTACCAGCTCTCCAGAAGTAACCTAATCCATTACCAGGATCAGCGGCGATGGCTTTATCAGCAGCTTCTAGACCTGATTCATATAAGGAAAGGGCTTTATCTTCATCACCGCTCCCCTGCTCTTCTAGGAATCCTGCTTGATTATAGAAGCGGGCGATTCTCCAAAGGATCTCAGCTTTTTCTTTAGAACGGGAAGCGGAACTAAGATCTTGATTAGCTTGTTTAATACCCTCATCAATCTTGTAATCACTGAATAAATTATCTAATACAGCTAGTTTCTCCTGTGCATACACCGAAGCAAGCATTGATAGGAACAACACAATTAGTACGGTATTTCTTTTCATATTTTTTTCCTTAAAATGATTTCAATAACACACTTATACCCATCGTATCCTACATTTTCTGTTAGAAACAATACGCAAATCTAACAATCAGATAATTCACAATTAACAAGGCCGTTCAACAATGTCACATCATTTAAACTGAAAGGAGAGCTTTTATGAAAAGCCTTGCTAGTGTATTAAAAACAGCTTCTTTAATACTTATCACAGCCCTAACATTGATGGGGTGTCAAAAAAAACAAACACCCCAAACAGTCTCGAAATCATCTGATGGACCTGTAGAAATAGAGTTTTGGCATGCCTTCAGTGATGCCCCACGATCCGATT from Spirochaeta cellobiosiphila DSM 17781 includes these protein-coding regions:
- a CDS encoding phosphotransferase enzyme family protein, whose product is MMKLSLMRDVFSTVNSDWDCELAAELAKYWKHEENWIKMWRASANFVCYIKKEEQHFVLRFNSDSERSLESIESEIALLQYLKSKKIHISRPILSINDKYVESMKTQYGTFHTCVFERLCGEHKDIDSMDSNDFLIWGESLGKLHNAFKEMPKEIAVHRSSHMDIIEEYLNESQSMDYAELKEYEYLSNWLKTLRKNKENYGLIHYDFELDNVIWNEKGLYTIDFDDSLYSWYVADIAYALRDLFDDGKKLQEKDERFLSFIKGYRNVNNISREELLQMPNFYRLHHFISYKKLQRSIDLAVCEDNSDWMNDLIRKLTDRKNSYFIGF
- a CDS encoding GNAT family N-acetyltransferase encodes the protein MKIEFRKPSDFKRGILFNLLEKAYSFDIRYKEHFLSNWQECDDFFYDNLTIADSCCIITCLEDKAIGFVCWDPRNIPEYVELGHNCIISEYKGLKYGKQQLQNAISRIFENTVKKIRVTTNRDLIAAQKNYESVGFNKIRVRENNTDTSFSGSYIDYEIICS